A DNA window from Engystomops pustulosus chromosome 6, aEngPut4.maternal, whole genome shotgun sequence contains the following coding sequences:
- the TTLL10 gene encoding inactive polyglycylase TTLL10: MELKSPKMQLKSSPSEPKEQLYPTSNQPSEPVGIKRHERQSTTKGDMQEATTSATNEWSENNCPQEKSHDEATSHAVKVSRTSRKRLSTARKKKGRQLGSDSHILAGSERTDREAAEASKMETSSTSHPSNLPEKKPEEPRGPGTFFYFGGGNGAQLVSAYCLKKGWQRIYDSKRDDYKLKWCETKSSATYNAFRDGDQLLYQIPNNKVLTTKIGLLNSLREYERVMQKINKSRVLKMADFFPETLRLDVKDEAEAFFSTYEDGQTWICKPTGMNQGRGIYLLKNQEQVNVLRSQMLNVIEDSRKLPTKSPQARIVQRYIPNPLLLEGKKFDIRSYLLIASAVPYFVFFCHGYVRLTCNPYDPKSDDLTGHLTNQYMQKKNPLYNELKEETVWSMERFNTYVNEKFVEKKGLPQDWVLNTFTKRMQQIMIHCFLSVKSKLECRRGFFDLIGCDFLIDEDFKVWLLEMNCNPALHTNCEVLKDVIPSIVHETLDLALEIFKKSTKGHRILPLNTQSKFILLYNGETNEQTIKFNWPRSSSPVKTQKTMPPESHNGLVKPIEKPSHRPLKTSTDNSNLIIPRRAISKSPQRATLTMTPVNMTGLYENLTLYSRKNRAKNFAGPPNSSIMEMRGKAEQQIPVAKISFTGPQRFGIIGRKTPHFMRRSTPEVIITTSTVITHGQKIHDSSRDPCLKSEDAKELSCPEETGGNNQKLSEPPKD, from the exons ATGGAACTGAAATCTCCCAAAATGCAACTAAAGAGCAGTCCATCTGAGCCAAAGGAACAATTGTATCCTACATCAAACCAACCTTCCGAGCCGGTGGGAATCAAAAGACATGAAAGGCAAAGTACTACAAAGGGTGATATGCAAGAAGCAACAACATCTGCAACCAACGAGTGGTCAGAAAATAATTGTCCACAGGAAAAAAGCCATGATGAAGCCACAAGCCATGCCGTGAAGGTTTCAAGGACTTCAAGAAAAAGACTTTCCACGGCAAGGAAGAAGAAGGGTCGCCAGCTTGGCTCAGACTCACACATTTTGG CTGGATCGGAGAGGACTGATagagaagctgcagaggcttCCAAAATGGAAACATCTTCTACTTCTCATCCATCCAATCTCCCAGAAAAGAAGCCCGAAGAGCCACGGGGTCCAGGAACGTTCTTCTACTTTGGGGGTGGCAATGGGGCACAACT GGTAAGTGCTTATTGCTTGAAAAAAGGATGGCAACGAATCTATGACTCTAAGAGGGATGACTACAAGCTGAAGTGGTGTGAGACcaagagctctgctacatacaatgCTTTCCGAGACG GTGACCAACTTTTGTACCAAATACCCAACAATAAAGTGCTCACCACCAAGATTGGGCTCCTAAACAGCTTGAGAGAATATGAGAGGGTCATGCAGAAAATCAACAAATCCAG GGTGCTGAAAATGGCAGATTTTTTTCCTGAGACCCTCCGCTTGGATGTGAAGGATGAAGCAGAAGCCTTCTTTTCCACATATGAAG ATGGCCAAACATGGATCTGCAAACCCACTGGGATGAATCAGGGACGTGGTATCTATCTACTGAAAAACCAAGAACAAGTCAATGTTCTCCGCAGCCAAATGCTCAATGTAATAGAAGATTCCAGGAAACTTCCAACAAAGAGTCCACAGGCCCGGATAGTGCAAAG GTACATACCAAACCCTTTACTTTTGGAAGGGAAGAAGTTTGATATTCGCTCCTATCTGCTCATAGCTTCTGCTGTGCCCTACTTTGTATTCTTCTGCCATGGCTATGTTCGCCTTACCTGCAACCCCTATGATCCAAAGTCAGATGACCTCACAGGTCACCTCACCAACCAG TACATGCAGAAGAAGAACCCTCTGTACAACGAGCTCAAAGAAGAGACAGTCTGGTCAATGGAAAGATTCAATACTTATGTCAATGAGAAGTTTGTCGAAAAAAAGGGTCTACCCCAAGACTGGGTGCTGAATACATTCACG AAAAGGATGCAGCAGATAATGATCCACTGTTTCCTGAGCGTGAAATCAAAGCTGGAGTGCCGCAGGGGATTCTTTGACCTCATTGGTTGTGATTTCCTGATCGATGAGGATTTTAAG GTGTGGTTACTGGAGATGAACTGTAATCCTGCCCTGCACACTAACTGCGAGGTTTTGAAAGACGTTATTCCTAGTATTGTCCATGAGACTCTTG ACTTGGCTCTTGAAATCTTCAAGAAAAGCACAAAAGGCCATCGGATTTTGCCCCTTAATACTCAGAGCAAGTTCATATTGTTGTACAATGGGGAGACAAACGAGCAGACCATAAAATTCAACTGGCCTCGAAGCAGTAGTCCTGTAAAGACACAGAAGACCATGCCACCCGAAAGTCATAATGGACTGGTAAAACCAATTGAAAAGCCAAGTCATAGACCATTAAAAACCTCCACCGACAACAGTAACCTCATTATACCCAGAAGAGCCATCTCAAAGTCTCCTCAGAGGGCAACCTTAACAATGACACCCGTTAACATGACAGGACTTTATGAGAACCTAACTCTATATTCAAGAAAAAATAGAGCCAAAAACTTTGCTGGCCCTCCAAATAGTAGTATAATGGAGATGAGGGGAAAGGCCGAACAACAGATCCCTGTAGCAAAAATATCCTTCACGGGTCCACAAAGGTTTGGAATCATCGGTAGAAAAACTCCACATTTCATGAGAAGGAGCACACCTGAGGTGATCATAACCACCAGCACTGTCATCACCCATGGTCAGAAGATTCATGATTCCAGCAGAGATCCCTGTCTAAAATCTGAAGATGCAAAGGAACTTAGTTGTCCAGAAGAAACTGGTGGTAACAACCAAAAACTTTCAGAGCCGCCTAAGGACTGA